CCTGGGCGAGCGAATCATGTGGCTTGTCTAGGCAACGCCAGTGCCATCAATGAACTGGCTGCCACTAAGGCCGCCGATACCCAAAGACAGGCGCTCAGCCCGTAAGCCATATACAACCAGCCTGACAGCAGCGTTCCAACCAAACGCCCCATGGCGTTGGCCATATAGTAGAAGCCAACATCCATCGAGACGCCATCGGCACGGGCATAATGAACAATCAGGTAACTATGCCAGCTGGAATTAATCGCAAACAGCACACCAAACGCTAAAAGCCCGACCACCAGCCAACCTACCTGCGCCAGCGGTAGTAACGCCAACAAAATCGCTAGTACCGCTAAAGCGGCTGCCCACCCTGCGGTTAGCGCGCGGGCATCCCCTTTAATCAATCGGGTAAGTTTAGGTGCCTGGGTTTGTACCCCACCGTAGCCAATAATCCATGCTGCCAGTAATCCCCCCACTGTCCAATGAGTCCAGCCGTGCTGGTCATATAAAAACACCGGCAACGCCACGACAAACCAGACATCCCTAGAAGCAAACAGGCAAAAGCGCGCCGCTGAAAGCACGTTGATGGCACGAGACTTGGAGAAAATCTCCAAAAACTTAGGCTTTACTTTTTGGCGCCCTAAGTCTGCTTTTAAGCGCCATAAAGAGACCAGTAATACCGCGCTCAGCATCACCGCCATAGCAATCACCGCGCCACGGAAACCAATCAGCGTTAGCAACACCCCACCGATAAAAAAGCCTAGACCTTTCAATGCATTTTTAGAGCCAGTCAGCATCGCTACCCAGCGGTAGAGAGAGCTATTGGCGTTGGCACTGTCTTTAGGCACCAGTACTTTGACCGCACTTTTAGCACTCATTTTATTTAAGTCTTTGGCGATGCCAGACAGCGCCTGCGCCGCCATCACCCAAACAACCGTGAGCATCCCTGCGGGCACCATCAGCATGGCAAGCGCAACAATTTGCAGCCCCAACCCCACATTCATCGTGCGGTTCAAGCCTAACCGCGCACCAAGCCAGCCACCTACCAAGTTGGTCACTACGCCAAACGCTTCATAGAACAGAAACAGCATGGCAATTTGCAGCGGCGAGTAACCTAGCTGATGGAAATACATCACCACCAGCATGCGCAGCGCGCCGTCGGTAATGGTAAACGCCCAGTAGTTGCCAGTGATCAGCATGTATTGACGCACCTCGAAAGGTAGCGCCTTTACGCGCGCGAACATCTTCAGCGAATCAGCCACGAGCCACCTGCTCACTAGCTATCTGCTCACCACCTACCATCAGAGCCAACTCAGCCGTGCGGTTAGCGTAGCCCCACTCGTTGTCATACCAGGCGTAAAGCTTAAGCTGGGTGCCGTTGACCACCATGGTAGAAAGCGCATCGATAATGGAGCTGCGCGGGTCGGTGCGGTAATCAATCGATACCAGCGGGCGCTCTTCATAACCCAAAATACCGGCAAGCTCTCCCTCCGCGGCCGCCTTCAGCGCCAGATTAACTTCTTCCGCCGTGACCGCGCGCTCAAGCTCAAACACCATATCGGTGAGCGATGCGTTGGCCAGCGGTACGCGAATGGCATGACCATTCAACTTGCCTTCCAATGCGGGAAAGATGGCAGTAATTGCTTTTGCAGAGCCTGTTGTTGTCGGAATCAAGCTCATACCGCAGGCACGGGCACGACGCAGGTCTTTATGCGGCGCATCCAGAATCGTTTGAGTGTTGGTAATGTCGTGTACCGTGGTCATCGAACCATGGCGAATACCAAAGGTTTCCTGAATCACTTTAACCACCGGTGCCAAACAGTTGGTCGTGCAGCTAGCGGCAGTCACGATTCGATGCTGAGCGGGGTTATAAAGATGATCATTAACACCTACCACAACGTTCAGCACGCCCTCTTCTTTAATCGGTGCACTCACCACTACGCGCGCAACGCCTTGATCAAGGTACGCCTGGAGCTTGGCGGTTTCTTTCATTTTACCCGAGCACTCGATGACCACGTCACAGGCAGACCAGTCACTGTCGGCAATCGCTTTATTGGCGCTAAACGCAACCGTTTTACCATCTAAAACAATCGCATCATCGGAAGCGGCAACCCCTTTGCCAGGAGACCAGTGGCCGTGTACCGAATCAAATTCAAGCAGATGGGCAAACGTTGCTGCATCGCCGCCGGGGTCGTTAATACGCACAAGCTCTACTACCCCTGCTTCCACTTCAGCCCACAGGCTGCGCAGTGCCAGACGACCAATACGACCAAATCCGTTAATACCGATACGTAATCCCATGGGGTCTCCTTCTAGATAAACAGTACAAAAAACCTAGCCCTAATATACGGAAAAACATATATTAAAGGCTAAAAAAACTGCCTGCAGATTAGCTAAAAACTAGTCTGCAGGCAGTGCTTGGTTAACCGTAACGACCGGAGATATAGTCTTCGGTTTTTTTCTGTGCAGGGGTTGAGAACATCACTTTGGTATCGTTGTACTCGATGATTTCTCCTAAGTGGAAAAATGCCGTGTAGTCGGCTACTCGTGCGGCTTGCTGCATATTATGCGTCACGGTAACAATGGTGAACTGCTCTTTCAGTTTATCCATCAGATCTTCGATCGTTGCTGTAGAGATCGGATCCAATGCAGAGGTAGGTTCATCCATTAAAATAACGTCCGGCTGAACGGCTATCGCCCGGGCAATACACAGACGCTGCTGCTGGCCACCGGATAATGAGGTACCTGGCTCCTGAAGTTTATCTTTCACTTCGTTCCACAGGCCTGCATCACGCAGTGCTTTCTCAACAAGCTCGTCCTGATCTGCCTTGCGACTTACTAGGTCATGCATACGCGGTGCGTAGGCAATGTTTTCGTAGATCGACTTAGGAAAAGGGTTCGGCTTCTGAAAGACCATGCCAACGCGACGTCGCAGCGCCACTTCATCCATCTTAGAAGCATTGACGTCCTGCCCATCCATTTCGACCAGCCCCTCGGTGTGAACGCTAGGAATCAGGTCATTCATGCGGTTAAGGCAGCGCAAAAAGGTCGATTTACCGCACCCCGAAGGGCCAATCAGCGCGGTCACATTCTTCTGAAACAGATCAATATTCAGTCCTTTTAACGCTTGGGTTTTGCCGTACCACAGGTTCAAATCGCGAACGCGGATACTTAAATCATGGCAAGCCTTTTCATTACGCGTATAAGGCTGCCCCACGTCGGGCAGGTTCTGCTGGTTCATTACAGGTGCATGGCTGTTCATAGTAATGTCCTCTATGACGTGCTGGCCTACCAGCGACGCTCAAATTTCTTACGTAGTACAACGGCAAAGGCGTTGAGTGAGATAAGTATGGTGAGCAGCACTAAAATACCGCCGGCGGTTTTTTCCACAAACGCCTGCTCTGGCTCACCTGACCAGGTAAATATTTGAGCTGGCATTACCGTTGCAGCATTAGTAAATGAGGCCCCCACATCAGGGATAAATGCCACCATACCAACAATAATCAGAGGAGCTGTTTCACCCATCGCCTGTGCCAAACCGATGATGGAACCGGTCATGATGCCAGGCATCGCCAAGGGAAGAACATGGTCACGAACTACCTGCCAACGTGAACACCCTACCCCAAACGCCGCATGACGAATAGAATCCGGCACGCTGCGCAGCGCCGTACGCGTAGAAATAATAATCACCGGCAGTGTCATTAGCGCCAAGGTCATACCACCTGCGAGAGGCGAAGAACGTGGCACTCCAAAGAAGTTGATAAAAATCGCCAAGCCCAACAAACCGAATAAAATCGAAGGTATTGCGGCTAGGTTATTGATATTGATTTCAATCGCTTGGGTAAAGCGGTTATCTGGCGCAAATTCTTCTAAATAAATCGCGGTCATTACGCCGATGGGAAACGCAATCAACAGGGTGACGATCATCGTCATCACCGTGCCAACAACAGCCGATAAAATACCAGCATTCTCGGCAATTTTTGAATCACCAGAGCCGAAGAACGTTTTATTAAAGCGTAAATCGACTTGACCTGCTGCTACGCGTTCGTCAATTTCCGCCTTTTCTTGATCACTAAGGCGGTTTCGATGCCCTTTTAGGTATTGGTCCACTTCACTATTTGCCAACATCCAGCGCTGTTCTGACGTGCCGATCAACTCAGGGTTATTACGCAGTTGAAGCGGGATAACTCGCACCACAGTGCGGCTAATCAGCGGTATCAAATCTTCATCAAATGCTTGGCGGCCATCGCGGCTAGCTTCTTCTGAATAACGAATTTCCGTATTGATATACGCCTGCTGAAAAGCGGGCAACCCTTTACTCAACATATCAGCAAAGAACAGCACCAAAAACAGACCTGCTAAACCCAGCGCCCCCATGGATACCCACTTCAGGCGTGCCGACTTACGGTGACGCCGCTTAAGCTGCTGGCTGATCTCGTCAAAAGTATGGCTCATCGAATCAGTTCCTCGGCGTTACAGGTTATTTACGCGGTATTTTTCACGGAAGCGGCGAATCATTAAGACTGACACTAGGTTGAGCGTCAGTGTCACCGCGAACAGCACCAAGCCCAGGGCAAACGCTGAGAGCGTTTCGGCACTTTCAAATTCCTGATCACCAGTGAGAGCCGCCACAATGCGCACAGTCACCGTCGTCATGTCCTCTAATGGATTAGCTGTCAGATTCGGTCGCATACCCGCGGCCATCACCACAATCATCGTTTCGCCCAGCGCTCGTGACATACCAAGCAATGACGCGGAGATAATTCCTGGTAAGGCAGCAGGTATCACAACATCACGGATGGTTTCACCTTTGGTCATACCCAATGCGAGCGAACCTTGGCGCATACTGTCTGGTACAGAGTTAATGACGTCGTCAGAAAGTGATGAGATAAACGGGATAATCATAATTCCCATCACTACACCGGGTGCGACGGCATTGTTATAAGAGGCATCTAAACCAAAGAACCCCGCAATGTTTACTATAATTGGGGCAACGGTAATGGCAGCAAAGAAGCCATACACCACGGTTGGAATGCCCGCTAACACTTCAAGTACAGGCTTAGCGACAGTTCGAACCCTAGCAGGCGCATATTCCGACATATAAATAGCAGAGAGCAGTCCGACCGGCACTGCCACCAACATCGCAATAGCGGTGATCATAAAGGTGCCCGCAAATAGCGGCACTGAACCAAACTCTGCACCACTGCCGTCACCACGTCCTGCCGATGCTAAAAAGCTCGCACCTGGATTCCATGTTGTGCCGGTAATGAACTCCCAGAAGCTATGCATCTGAAAAAAGCGTAAAGCTTCTGAAATAATTGAGAACAGTATTCCGAAGGTTGTGAAAATCGAGATTAGAGCCGCGCCAGCTAGAATCCACCGGATAACGCGTTCAATGGCTTGGCGCGCGTGGAACTGAGGTTTTACCTGAGCAACACCTACGGCGAGACCGGCGGCGGCCACCACAAGACTAGCGGCAAACAAATACAACGGGGGAATATCAGCGCCTAGCAGTAATAAAAGCAAAGAGCCGACCGCACCCACTAACACTGCTGGTCCTGCCGTTGAGAGGACAGCAAACCATGCATACTGATCTGGCTGCGCATACATCGCAGTACCTGACGCGCGTACACGGGAAGCCTTTGCGCGGCCAATAAAGAAGGCCACTAGCCCAAGCAGCAAGAGCACAGTGCAAAAGAGTAGAAGTAGCTGGTTAGTTTGCATCGAATTTCTCTCGCATCACCTAATGAAATCGTGTTGGCGACCACTTTGGAGTAAAAACATGACAGCAATGTGACAAACGCCAAGTTAAAGCCAACTCAAACTAAAAGGCCGGTAGCTTGTGCTACCGGCCTCTTATATTAAGCGTTCTAACTTACTTCAGGTCTTCAACAGTTAACTGGGCACGATCAGCAACGCGCTGACGAGCTTGCTCACGCTCAGCTTCGGGCAGCGGGATTAGTCCGATGTCAACTAGATAGCCATCATTACCAATCATAAGCTCTTCCATAAACATGTTGGCATAGTCATACATTGGTGGCACTTCGTCAGCGTGCTGGTTCTTGAGGTAGAACCACAGTGAGCGAGCAACCGGGTATTCGCCAGAACTAATAGCTTCAACTTCTGGTTCAACGCTATTGATAGACGCGCCCTGGATAGTATCCGGGTTTTCAGTCAAGAAAGAGTATCCAAAGATACCGAACGCTTTAGTATCTTCAGACAAACGCTGAACGATCAAGTTATCGTTTTCGCCTGCATCGATATAAACGCCGTCTGAGCGGATTTCGGTATAACCTTCGTCACCGTAGGCACCCATCTCTTCAGAGACAACTTCCATTACCAGCTCTTCAAAAGCATCGCGGGTTCCAGAGGTCGTGGGCGGCCCATAGATAGAGATCTCACGATCCGGTAGAGAATCGTCGATTTCACTCCAGTTGGTGTAAGGGTTATCAACCAGCTCACCATCAACGGGGACCTGAGCGGCAACTGCTAGGAAAATATGTTCTAGGGTAAAGTCTGCTGCGTCGTTTTCAACTGATTGTCCAAGAACGATACCGTCAGAACCGATTTTAGCTTCGGTGATATCGGTAACGCCGTTCTCTTCACAGCGCTCAAATTCAGATGGCTTCATACGACGTGAAGCATTGGTGATATCGGGCGTGCCTTCACCTACACCATTACAGAACAAGCGCAAACCGCCACCCGAACCTGTCGACTCAATCACAGGTGTAGGGTTACCGGTAGTCGCACCGAACTCTTCAGTAACGTAGCTGGCAAACGGATAAACGGTACTGGAACCTACGATGCGGATCTGGTCACGAGCCTGGGCAACACCGGCAACGCTCATTACGGCAGCCGCTATCACGGTCGTTTTTAGAATACGGTTCATGCGAAATACTCCTGTCGATGTAAGGTTTTGGCCTTCGCAAGACGTACTTTGCACCGCTTCGATGACAACTTTGTGACACGACGTGACATCACAAAAATTTTTAATCCGAGGTACCGCATAACACTAGTACTAAATTAACAGCCCCAACGCAGCCAACGTACATAACCCAAGCGAGGCGCCTTGCAGTAACCGCCTATCCAACCGGTGGGCAACCGCGTCTGCCAGCCCATTACCGATCAACACGGCAGGTAGAAACGTCAATGCCAATTTAAAATGCCAAGCGGACACTTGGCCTGCGAACGCTAATGTGGTGAGCGTTAAAAGAGACGTCAAAATAAAGAAAGCGGCTAAATTGCCGCGCAGGCGATCCGGTGGAAAACCATGCATTAGCAAAACGATGGGAGGGCCACCGATGGCAGCCACCGTGCCGAAGATTCCTGACAGCACGCCTGCCAGGAACAGCGTCACACGGTTCACGGGGGGATGAAAACGAAACAGCGTTACTATCACAGCAAACAACACGATAGCGGCGATCAGTTTTTCGAGCACCACTAACGGAGCAGTTAACAATAACCAAATGCCCAGCGCATTCCCCGGCAAGCGTCCAATCAATGCAATGCCAATAGCATCCATGCGTATTTCTTGCCAGTAGTGGCGCACCATCAGCAACGAAACAGTGAATCCAAACAGTACGAGAACAACCGGCACCAAGCGCGGCTCTAGCATCAATAGTAGCGGCGCCCCTACCACCGCCAAACCGAAACCTGTCGCACGCTGTACGAAAGCACCCAGCATCAATACAGCTGAACAGGCTAGCCATACGCCAAGTGGCATGTTAACCCACGCCAGTAGGCTATTCATCTAAACCGATCATCCTAGCCTTTCGAGTTGGAACACATCATTAGCACGAGTCATCAGTACGAATCATCAATACCAACCATCAATACGAGTCACCGAACGCGGGCTTTCTTGTCAGCTTTCGGACGCCAATATTACCTAGTAGCGCGGCCCCTAGCATAGTGAGCACCATTGGCCACAGGTGCTCTACCTGGAACAAGCCCACCAGCACCCCAGCAATTGCCCCACAACTAAACTGGATGCCACCCAACAATGCAGTTGCCGTGGCACTGATATGTCCAAAATGATCCAATAACGCAGAAATGGCATTAGGCGTGATCAAACCAATCATGCCGGTAAACAGCATGATCAAGGGAACCACAACATATAGCGACGCCAGATTAAGCGCTGTCGCGATAACCAGCCCCAACGCTGCAATTAACTGAATCGTTAACCCCAATCGTAAATTCTGTTGTGGCGAGCGCTTACGCAGCAAATGAATATTGACGCGATTAGACAGCGCAATCACGAGCACATTGACGCCAAATACCATTGGGTAAACGCTAGGCGATAGCGAGAAGTAGTCTAGGTATAAAAATGGAGAGGCGGTTACAAAAGCAAACAGCCCAGCGAATGAAGCTGCGACAGCGCAAATGTAGCCCATCCCCTCTTTATGACGTAGCACACTGGCGTAATTGCGTATAACTTGGCGGGGCGAAGCTGCGGGTAAGTTAGTATCTCGTGTTTCGGGTAAACGCGTACCTAGCAGCCAAAGCAAAAACCCTGCGTAAGCGGCCAAAAATACAAATATCAGCCACCAACCCGCAATGTGCAGCAAGACACTACCCACGGCAGGTGCCACCAATGGCGCAAGCATCATGATCATAGCCATCGTTGACATGACTTTAGCGGCTTCACGTCCGCTGAAACAGTCGCGCACAATCGCCGCTGAGTTCACCACACAAGCGCCGCCGCCCAGTGCTTGAATAAATCGCCACACCAGCAAAGAGGTCAAACTATCGACGGTGGTGATCATTAAGCTCGCGAGCATAAACACCACCAAGCCACTGAGCAAAACAGGCTTACGCCCCACCCTGTCCGATAGCGGCCCAAAGCACAGCTGACCTATTGCGAACCCAAATAAAAACATACTGATAGAGAGTTCAGTATGGTGAATACTCGCGTTGATGTTTTCTGCCAGTATCCCCATGGCCGGTAAATAAGCATCAATTGCAAACGGCGCAAGCGCTGTATTGGCCGCCACCAACAGCGCCACCCGACGAGGATTAAGTTCCATAAACATCCTTGAAGTAGGCATTAGACAGCGGAGAATGCCGCTGAATTGATAGGCCGCTAATCATAATCGATTTCAATTCATTTGTCGGTCACTGTTCGTCGCGCAATGCCCTTGCTAAAGTAGCCAAATGACAACTGTCACAACGACAACTAGCTCAACGACAACTAGCTCAACGACAACAAGGAACGATGCATGGCCACTAGCCTACTAACTCAATTAAAAGAGATGACCACGGTTGTCGCTGACACCGGCGACCTTGAGGCTATCCGCCGCTTTCAACCGCAAGATGCCACAACCAACCCCTCGCTTATCTTGCAAGCTGCCCAGCAAGAAGACCGACGCGCACGACTTGCCAGCATTGCCAAAGAAAGCACCGACCTTGAAGACGCGGTAGATCGCGTGGCTGTCGATATTGGTAGCGAAATCAGTGAACTGGTACCTGGCTACGTTTCGACTGAAGTCAGTGCCCGACTATCGTTTGACCGTGATGCCACCATTGCCAAAGCGCACTCATTGATTGAGCGATACGCCCAGCATGGAGTAGGCCCAGAGCGTATTTTGATCAAAATGGCGTCGACATGGGAAGGTATCCAAGCCGCTCGCCAACTTGAACGCGATGGTATTCGCACTAACTTAACTCTGTTATTTGGCTTCGCCCAGGCGCAGGCCTGTGCAGATGCTGGCGCAACACTTATTTCACCGTTCGTAGGCCGTATTCTCGACTGGCATAAAGCCAAAGATCCTGACACGGATTTTAGTGGCGCCAATGATCCAGGCGTGCGGTCTGTTAAGCGCATTTACGACTACTACAAAGGCCATGGCTACCCCACCATCGTTATGGGCGCAAGCTTCAGAAACGTGGGTGAGATTCAGGCACTCGCCGGCTGTGATCGTTTGACGATATCCCCCGCACTACTAAACGAGTTAGACGAACTAAAAGGCGAGTTGCCGCAACAGCTCATTCCTCAGGCGGCTAGCAGCGCACCGAGTGAAGCGTTATCGCAGGCAGATTTCCGCTGGGCGATGAATGAAGATGAGATGGCGACGGACAAACTGGCAGAAGGTATTCGCAAGTTTATGGCCGACCAACGCAAGCTCGAAGAACTGCTCAGTAAGCTTCGCAGCGACTAATTCGATTGCTAACTACGCTGCCCTATTGACATAAAAATAACCGGCAACAAAATCAAAAAGGCCCTCTAGGATTTTTTCTTAGGGGGCCTTTTTTAGTTGATGCTTTGCTCTTTAAACTTACATGTTGATGAAGCGCATTAGTGAATCGTTGAGTTTTGCGCTTCGAGCATTTCCACCAGCGGTTGAAACTGCTCGCGGTTATGCTCGTTCATATGCATCAGAATTCGATGAGCCTCTAAAATACGTTCGCGCAGGCCCTCCTCGTCAGCAGGCTCAGCAGGCAACTCTTCTAGCGCCGTTGTTAGTTTCGACGCTTGCTGCAAAGGCGCTTCCATCAACGTAAAAAAGCGCGCAAACCCCATCACATCCAGCATTTTTCGTACATCTGGATTATCAGCAATGATAGTGGGTGGATGCTCTAAACGCCCTTTCACCGCCATAGCAACTTTGGCAAGAAAGCCCAACGCTGTCGAATCAACATTCGTTGCTTCGCGCAGGTCGATCATCACTGCCATTAGCCCAGGCGTTTCAGCAAGGCGCTGCGCTTGGGTATCAAGCGTGGCGCACAGCGTTAAGCGCACGTCACCACATAATTTTAAAACAAAAACACCGGAGTCGAACGCCGCTTTAATGCGGCCTTCTTCAATCAGCATGACCAAATCCGCTCACCATCATGATTGTCAGGTCGTCGGGTAAAGCATCGCGGTCTTGGTTCGCCTCATTATCCGCATCGCCTTCTATAAGGAGGGAGTTGGTGTTGGCTAGCCGGTCGCGCAACTGCTCAAGCGTGACACTTTCGCTTACTAATTGCTCAAGTTCCTTGAGCCGCGTGTCGAGCGTCTTACCCGGCAAGCATTCCAATACACCGTCTGAACACAGCCATAAATGAAAATCGGCCGGTAAAGTACAGCTGAGCGAAGGATACTCTACATCTGGAAAAAGACCTACTGGCATTCCTTCACCTGCCAGACGCACTAGCTTACCACCAGACACTAGCAATGGCATAGGAAGCTGTGCACCGAGCGAATAGTGAAGTGTTCGCGCCTCGTGGTCAATAACACCAACAAACAAGGTCGCGTGTTTGCCAATATCAGTATCCTGCAATTCTCGGTTTAATGCCGCCAACCAGTTGGGTGCCAACCGTTCTGGCGATTGACCATCCCACTCATTAAGCCACCGGTTACACAGATACTTGAGCAACACGGTAACAAACGCAGATGACGCACCATGACCCGATACATCGGCAAAGTAGAACGCGCTATAGCGATCGTTATAGCGCTGATAGTCAAGGAAATCTCCTGACAAATATAGCGATGGGGCAAACCAGTAATCGTAGTACACACCGTTGATTATTTTGGGATGAACAGGCAGTAAACGTCGCTGAATATGCCCACCGCTCTGTTGATCCATCCTCAGCAAGGCCAAGTGCGTTTCAAGGCTTTCGTTTAATTCAGCCAGCCGCTCTCGGTCTCGATCTCGCTCCTGAGCCAATGTGTGCAGCTCAATGGCTTTGCGAATCATCCGGCGCAACAATTCTGCGTGGCGCAGCGGGTGGACAATATAGTCAACCAAACCAACGTCAACGGCTTTGATTAAGTCCGCGTCCTGACGAGAATCACTGACGACTAAGGTAGGCAAACGATGGGTTAGCTGCGACCACTGCTGGCGCGGCACTGCTCTTGCATGAGCCACGATAAGCGCGGTGTCAGCGGGCAAATTGTCAATATTTTCCGCTGCAAATACCCATAAGCCATCACACGTAATCGCTTCTGCTAGCGCGTCACGCTCTTGCCCCGGCTCATCGATCACCGCGATCAACTGCTTGGAATGATCCATATTAAGCCTCAATCGGCGAAATCGTCGTCACCAAAGTCGGTATCGTCGAATTCAAAATCGTCCATGGCAAATGGGTCATCCCCAAGCTCACCATCATTAATTTCAAACTGACGGCGTTGTAAGTAGGCATCACGAATAAAGCGGTAACGGTCGCCACTAATTAACGCTTCTTGATCAAGTAGCCCTGCGCGAATATGAATAATATCCAGTGCCGTCAAACCAGCCCTAAGTGTATGGTCATCCATATAAGTAATAGGATGGGCAGCAATATCAAAGGGTAACCCAGTGGTGTCTCTTAATGTTCCAGGACCGAGCAACGGTAATACCAAATAACGCGACTCATCCCACCCCCACACCGCCAGTGTTTGACCAAAATCTTCCTTATCGGCATTGATTTCCATCAACGTAGCGTAATCTAACAGCCCGCCTATACCAACGGTCGAGTTGATTAAAAAGCGTGAAGTGGCAAGCCCCGCATTAGCGGGCTTGCCTTGGAGCAAACTGTTTAACGCGGTACGCACGTCGCTGAGGTTGGAGAAAAAATTACCTACCCCAGTTTGCACAGGATCGGGAGTAACCGTCTGATAACCTTTAGCTATTGGCTTTAACGTATAGCGGTCTAACACGTCATTAAACGCAAACACGCGGCGGTTAAACCCTTCCCAAGGATCTTCAGGATGGGCTTGTTCGCCAATATTTGCCCCTGAACTGGCACACCCACTCATGCTTAATACGGCTAGCAGCAAGACAGGCAATCCCTTGTAGCGCCAACTAAATGCGCTTTTGTGCTTTGCTAACAACCCAAGCATGGTAGTTCCTCTTTCAACATGTGTGGCGTGTAGCTCGTCGCATTTCACGCCTAAAGACAATGAACAGAAAGCACTGTTATTGACGACGTACAACAACACTACCGGCGCTGTAACCTGCGCCGAACGAACAAATCACACCAATATCGCCACTTTCTAACTGTTCACGATGCAGGTGAAAGGCAATAATCGATCCCGCTGAGCTGGTATTAGCATAGCGATCAAGAATAATTGGCGCTTGCGCTTCGCTGGGCTCAACACCTAGTACTTTCCGCGCGATCAGGTCATTCATATGCTGATTAGCCTGATGCAGCCACATGCGTTTCAAATCACTTCCAGAGAGTTCTAAAGAGGCCAAATGACTCGAAATCAGTTGAGCCACCATGGGGCATACTTCTCGGAAAACCCG
This genomic window from Halomonas sp. TD01 contains:
- a CDS encoding Bcr/CflA family multidrug efflux MFS transporter is translated as MELNPRRVALLVAANTALAPFAIDAYLPAMGILAENINASIHHTELSISMFLFGFAIGQLCFGPLSDRVGRKPVLLSGLVVFMLASLMITTVDSLTSLLVWRFIQALGGGACVVNSAAIVRDCFSGREAAKVMSTMAMIMMLAPLVAPAVGSVLLHIAGWWLIFVFLAAYAGFLLWLLGTRLPETRDTNLPAASPRQVIRNYASVLRHKEGMGYICAVAASFAGLFAFVTASPFLYLDYFSLSPSVYPMVFGVNVLVIALSNRVNIHLLRKRSPQQNLRLGLTIQLIAALGLVIATALNLASLYVVVPLIMLFTGMIGLITPNAISALLDHFGHISATATALLGGIQFSCGAIAGVLVGLFQVEHLWPMVLTMLGAALLGNIGVRKLTRKPAFGDSY
- a CDS encoding STAS domain-containing protein, which encodes MLIEEGRIKAAFDSGVFVLKLCGDVRLTLCATLDTQAQRLAETPGLMAVMIDLREATNVDSTALGFLAKVAMAVKGRLEHPPTIIADNPDVRKMLDVMGFARFFTLMEAPLQQASKLTTALEELPAEPADEEGLRERILEAHRILMHMNEHNREQFQPLVEMLEAQNSTIH
- a CDS encoding MlaA family lipoprotein, coding for MLGLLAKHKSAFSWRYKGLPVLLLAVLSMSGCASSGANIGEQAHPEDPWEGFNRRVFAFNDVLDRYTLKPIAKGYQTVTPDPVQTGVGNFFSNLSDVRTALNSLLQGKPANAGLATSRFLINSTVGIGGLLDYATLMEINADKEDFGQTLAVWGWDESRYLVLPLLGPGTLRDTTGLPFDIAAHPITYMDDHTLRAGLTALDIIHIRAGLLDQEALISGDRYRFIRDAYLQRRQFEINDGELGDDPFAMDDFEFDDTDFGDDDFAD
- a CDS encoding PP2C family protein-serine/threonine phosphatase is translated as MDHSKQLIAVIDEPGQERDALAEAITCDGLWVFAAENIDNLPADTALIVAHARAVPRQQWSQLTHRLPTLVVSDSRQDADLIKAVDVGLVDYIVHPLRHAELLRRMIRKAIELHTLAQERDRDRERLAELNESLETHLALLRMDQQSGGHIQRRLLPVHPKIINGVYYDYWFAPSLYLSGDFLDYQRYNDRYSAFYFADVSGHGASSAFVTVLLKYLCNRWLNEWDGQSPERLAPNWLAALNRELQDTDIGKHATLFVGVIDHEARTLHYSLGAQLPMPLLVSGGKLVRLAGEGMPVGLFPDVEYPSLSCTLPADFHLWLCSDGVLECLPGKTLDTRLKELEQLVSESVTLEQLRDRLANTNSLLIEGDADNEANQDRDALPDDLTIMMVSGFGHAD
- the tal gene encoding transaldolase, translated to MATSLLTQLKEMTTVVADTGDLEAIRRFQPQDATTNPSLILQAAQQEDRRARLASIAKESTDLEDAVDRVAVDIGSEISELVPGYVSTEVSARLSFDRDATIAKAHSLIERYAQHGVGPERILIKMASTWEGIQAARQLERDGIRTNLTLLFGFAQAQACADAGATLISPFVGRILDWHKAKDPDTDFSGANDPGVRSVKRIYDYYKGHGYPTIVMGASFRNVGEIQALAGCDRLTISPALLNELDELKGELPQQLIPQAASSAPSEALSQADFRWAMNEDEMATDKLAEGIRKFMADQRKLEELLSKLRSD